One Diospyros lotus cultivar Yz01 chromosome 1, ASM1463336v1, whole genome shotgun sequence genomic window carries:
- the LOC127803973 gene encoding tRNA dimethylallyltransferase 2 isoform X2 codes for MEEEEGSETQRMVKEKAAGGSNERGKPKVVVIMGPTGSGKSRLAIDLASHFPLEIINADSMQVYRGLDVLTNKVPLQDQKGVPHHLLGTVSPNLEFTAKDFRDSAIRLIEDILSRNCVPIIVGGTNYYIQALMTPFLLDDSLEDMDEYCPSDCTGDKQQNSELESGLLASLSYDYDCLKDLDPAAANRIHPNDQRKINQYLSLYGRYGVLPSKLLQGKAMENWGRAQNFRYNCCFICVDASLPVLDKYVEQRVDRMVEAGLLDEVFDIYNLNMDYTRGLRQAIGVREFEDFLKAYLFGGQNGNENGLNHLQMWPNKDDQMLKENMTIILNSLVENQLNVCLKDAIDKVKINTRRLVRRQKRRLNRLQMLFGWNINYVDATESLCATNDSWAANVVEPSSGIIRSFLSEAEDLVDNLGARTSTEGQELIQRDLWTQYVCKACGNRVLRGGHEWEQHKQGRAHRKRISRLKKSGCFIE; via the exons AACGAAAGGGGAAAGCCAAAAGTGGTGGTGATAATGGGGCCAACGGGTTCGGGCAAATCGCGGCTCGCCATTGACCTTGCCTCCCACTTCCCCCTCGAAATCATCAACGCCGATTCGATGCAG GTTTACCGGGGACTGGATGTTCTCACCAATAAAGTTCCTCTTCAAGACCAGAAAG GAGTGCCGCATCATCTTCTGGGCACGGTTAGCCCTAACCTCGAATTCACAGCGAAGGATTTCCGGGATTCTGCTATTCGT CTTATTGAAGATATACTGTCTCGCAATTGTGTACCCATCATTGTTGGAGGAACTAATTACTATATCCAG GCTCTGATGACTCCATTCCTTCTGGATGATTCTCTTGAAGATATGGATGAATATTGCCCAAGTGACTGCACTG GAGATAAGCAACAAAATTCTGAATTGGAATCAGGTCTTCTAGCAAGTCTGAGTTATGATTATGATTGTCTTAAGGATCTTGATCCAGCTGCGGCTAATAGAATCCATCCCAATGATCAGAGAAAG ATCAATCAATACCTAAGCTTGTATGGCCGTTATGGTGTTCTTCCTAGCAAACTTCTTCAGGGAAAAGCTATGGAG AACTGGGGTCGAGCACAAAATTTCAGATACAACTGCTGCTTTATATGTGTGGATGCTTCTCTCCCTGTGCTGGACAAATATGTTGAACAAAGGGTTGATCGCATGGTAGAAGCTGGTTTACTTGATGAGGTTTTTGATATATACAACTTGAATATGGATTATACTCGAGGTTTGCGGCAGGCTATTGGTGTTAGGGAATTTGAGGATTTTCTTAAAGCTTACCTCTTTGGAGGTCAAAATGGCAATGAAAATGGACTGAATCACCTTCAAATGTGGCCAAACAAAGATGATCAgatgttgaaagaaaacatgACGATAATCCTGAATTCCTTGGTTGAGAATCAACTAAATGTTTGCTTGAAAGATGCCATTgacaaagtaaaaataaataccCGAAGACTTGTTCGTCGTCAA AAGAGGAGGCTTAACCGACTGCAGATGCTGTTTGGCTGGAATATAAATTACGTTGATGCTACTGAATCCTTAT GTGCAACGAACGATTCATGGGCAGCAAACGTGGTTGAACCTTCTTCAGGAATAATCAGATCTTTTTTAAGCGAGGCCGAGGACTTAGTGGACAACTTGGGGGCCAGGACTAGTACTGAAGGACAGGAATTGATCCAAAGGGACTTGTGGACTCAATATGTGTGTAAG GCTTGTGGAAATCGGGTGCTCAGAGGCGGCCATGAGTGGGAACAACATAAACAGGGCCGGGCCCATCGAAAACGCATATCTCGGCTTAAGAAGTCCGGATGCTTTATTGAGTAG
- the LOC127803973 gene encoding tRNA dimethylallyltransferase 2 isoform X1 produces MEEEEGSETQRMVKEKAAGGSNERGKPKVVVIMGPTGSGKSRLAIDLASHFPLEIINADSMQVYRGLDVLTNKVPLQDQKGVPHHLLGTVSPNLEFTAKDFRDSAIRLIEDILSRNCVPIIVGGTNYYIQALMTPFLLDDSLEDMDEYCPSDCTGDKQQNSELESGLLASLSYDYDCLKDLDPAAANRIHPNDQRKINQYLSLYGRYGVLPSKLLQGKAMENWGRAQNFRYNCCFICVDASLPVLDKYVEQRVDRMVEAGLLDEVFDIYNLNMDYTRGLRQAIGVREFEDFLKAYLFGGQNGNENGLNHLQMWPNKDDQMLKENMTIILNSLVENQLNVCLKDAIDKVKINTRRLVRRQKRRLNRLQMLFGWNINYVDATESLLGATNDSWAANVVEPSSGIIRSFLSEAEDLVDNLGARTSTEGQELIQRDLWTQYVCKACGNRVLRGGHEWEQHKQGRAHRKRISRLKKSGCFIE; encoded by the exons AACGAAAGGGGAAAGCCAAAAGTGGTGGTGATAATGGGGCCAACGGGTTCGGGCAAATCGCGGCTCGCCATTGACCTTGCCTCCCACTTCCCCCTCGAAATCATCAACGCCGATTCGATGCAG GTTTACCGGGGACTGGATGTTCTCACCAATAAAGTTCCTCTTCAAGACCAGAAAG GAGTGCCGCATCATCTTCTGGGCACGGTTAGCCCTAACCTCGAATTCACAGCGAAGGATTTCCGGGATTCTGCTATTCGT CTTATTGAAGATATACTGTCTCGCAATTGTGTACCCATCATTGTTGGAGGAACTAATTACTATATCCAG GCTCTGATGACTCCATTCCTTCTGGATGATTCTCTTGAAGATATGGATGAATATTGCCCAAGTGACTGCACTG GAGATAAGCAACAAAATTCTGAATTGGAATCAGGTCTTCTAGCAAGTCTGAGTTATGATTATGATTGTCTTAAGGATCTTGATCCAGCTGCGGCTAATAGAATCCATCCCAATGATCAGAGAAAG ATCAATCAATACCTAAGCTTGTATGGCCGTTATGGTGTTCTTCCTAGCAAACTTCTTCAGGGAAAAGCTATGGAG AACTGGGGTCGAGCACAAAATTTCAGATACAACTGCTGCTTTATATGTGTGGATGCTTCTCTCCCTGTGCTGGACAAATATGTTGAACAAAGGGTTGATCGCATGGTAGAAGCTGGTTTACTTGATGAGGTTTTTGATATATACAACTTGAATATGGATTATACTCGAGGTTTGCGGCAGGCTATTGGTGTTAGGGAATTTGAGGATTTTCTTAAAGCTTACCTCTTTGGAGGTCAAAATGGCAATGAAAATGGACTGAATCACCTTCAAATGTGGCCAAACAAAGATGATCAgatgttgaaagaaaacatgACGATAATCCTGAATTCCTTGGTTGAGAATCAACTAAATGTTTGCTTGAAAGATGCCATTgacaaagtaaaaataaataccCGAAGACTTGTTCGTCGTCAA AAGAGGAGGCTTAACCGACTGCAGATGCTGTTTGGCTGGAATATAAATTACGTTGATGCTACTGAATCCTTAT TAGGTGCAACGAACGATTCATGGGCAGCAAACGTGGTTGAACCTTCTTCAGGAATAATCAGATCTTTTTTAAGCGAGGCCGAGGACTTAGTGGACAACTTGGGGGCCAGGACTAGTACTGAAGGACAGGAATTGATCCAAAGGGACTTGTGGACTCAATATGTGTGTAAG GCTTGTGGAAATCGGGTGCTCAGAGGCGGCCATGAGTGGGAACAACATAAACAGGGCCGGGCCCATCGAAAACGCATATCTCGGCTTAAGAAGTCCGGATGCTTTATTGAGTAG
- the LOC127803973 gene encoding tRNA dimethylallyltransferase 2 isoform X3: protein MEEEEGSETQRMVKEKAAGGSNERGKPKVVVIMGPTGSGKSRLAIDLASHFPLEIINADSMQVYRGLDVLTNKVPLQDQKGVPHHLLGTLIEDILSRNCVPIIVGGTNYYIQALMTPFLLDDSLEDMDEYCPSDCTGDKQQNSELESGLLASLSYDYDCLKDLDPAAANRIHPNDQRKINQYLSLYGRYGVLPSKLLQGKAMENWGRAQNFRYNCCFICVDASLPVLDKYVEQRVDRMVEAGLLDEVFDIYNLNMDYTRGLRQAIGVREFEDFLKAYLFGGQNGNENGLNHLQMWPNKDDQMLKENMTIILNSLVENQLNVCLKDAIDKVKINTRRLVRRQKRRLNRLQMLFGWNINYVDATESLLGATNDSWAANVVEPSSGIIRSFLSEAEDLVDNLGARTSTEGQELIQRDLWTQYVCKACGNRVLRGGHEWEQHKQGRAHRKRISRLKKSGCFIE from the exons AACGAAAGGGGAAAGCCAAAAGTGGTGGTGATAATGGGGCCAACGGGTTCGGGCAAATCGCGGCTCGCCATTGACCTTGCCTCCCACTTCCCCCTCGAAATCATCAACGCCGATTCGATGCAG GTTTACCGGGGACTGGATGTTCTCACCAATAAAGTTCCTCTTCAAGACCAGAAAG GAGTGCCGCATCATCTTCTGGGCACG CTTATTGAAGATATACTGTCTCGCAATTGTGTACCCATCATTGTTGGAGGAACTAATTACTATATCCAG GCTCTGATGACTCCATTCCTTCTGGATGATTCTCTTGAAGATATGGATGAATATTGCCCAAGTGACTGCACTG GAGATAAGCAACAAAATTCTGAATTGGAATCAGGTCTTCTAGCAAGTCTGAGTTATGATTATGATTGTCTTAAGGATCTTGATCCAGCTGCGGCTAATAGAATCCATCCCAATGATCAGAGAAAG ATCAATCAATACCTAAGCTTGTATGGCCGTTATGGTGTTCTTCCTAGCAAACTTCTTCAGGGAAAAGCTATGGAG AACTGGGGTCGAGCACAAAATTTCAGATACAACTGCTGCTTTATATGTGTGGATGCTTCTCTCCCTGTGCTGGACAAATATGTTGAACAAAGGGTTGATCGCATGGTAGAAGCTGGTTTACTTGATGAGGTTTTTGATATATACAACTTGAATATGGATTATACTCGAGGTTTGCGGCAGGCTATTGGTGTTAGGGAATTTGAGGATTTTCTTAAAGCTTACCTCTTTGGAGGTCAAAATGGCAATGAAAATGGACTGAATCACCTTCAAATGTGGCCAAACAAAGATGATCAgatgttgaaagaaaacatgACGATAATCCTGAATTCCTTGGTTGAGAATCAACTAAATGTTTGCTTGAAAGATGCCATTgacaaagtaaaaataaataccCGAAGACTTGTTCGTCGTCAA AAGAGGAGGCTTAACCGACTGCAGATGCTGTTTGGCTGGAATATAAATTACGTTGATGCTACTGAATCCTTAT TAGGTGCAACGAACGATTCATGGGCAGCAAACGTGGTTGAACCTTCTTCAGGAATAATCAGATCTTTTTTAAGCGAGGCCGAGGACTTAGTGGACAACTTGGGGGCCAGGACTAGTACTGAAGGACAGGAATTGATCCAAAGGGACTTGTGGACTCAATATGTGTGTAAG GCTTGTGGAAATCGGGTGCTCAGAGGCGGCCATGAGTGGGAACAACATAAACAGGGCCGGGCCCATCGAAAACGCATATCTCGGCTTAAGAAGTCCGGATGCTTTATTGAGTAG
- the LOC127803973 gene encoding tRNA dimethylallyltransferase 2 isoform X4: MFSPIKFLFKTRKECRIIFWARLALTSNSQRRISGILLFLIEDILSRNCVPIIVGGTNYYIQALMTPFLLDDSLEDMDEYCPSDCTGDKQQNSELESGLLASLSYDYDCLKDLDPAAANRIHPNDQRKINQYLSLYGRYGVLPSKLLQGKAMENWGRAQNFRYNCCFICVDASLPVLDKYVEQRVDRMVEAGLLDEVFDIYNLNMDYTRGLRQAIGVREFEDFLKAYLFGGQNGNENGLNHLQMWPNKDDQMLKENMTIILNSLVENQLNVCLKDAIDKVKINTRRLVRRQKRRLNRLQMLFGWNINYVDATESLLGATNDSWAANVVEPSSGIIRSFLSEAEDLVDNLGARTSTEGQELIQRDLWTQYVCKACGNRVLRGGHEWEQHKQGRAHRKRISRLKKSGCFIE; the protein is encoded by the exons ATGTTCTCACCAATAAAGTTCCTCTTCAAGACCAGAAAG GAGTGCCGCATCATCTTCTGGGCACGGTTAGCCCTAACCTCGAATTCACAGCGAAGGATTTCCGGGATTCTGCTATTC CTTATTGAAGATATACTGTCTCGCAATTGTGTACCCATCATTGTTGGAGGAACTAATTACTATATCCAG GCTCTGATGACTCCATTCCTTCTGGATGATTCTCTTGAAGATATGGATGAATATTGCCCAAGTGACTGCACTG GAGATAAGCAACAAAATTCTGAATTGGAATCAGGTCTTCTAGCAAGTCTGAGTTATGATTATGATTGTCTTAAGGATCTTGATCCAGCTGCGGCTAATAGAATCCATCCCAATGATCAGAGAAAG ATCAATCAATACCTAAGCTTGTATGGCCGTTATGGTGTTCTTCCTAGCAAACTTCTTCAGGGAAAAGCTATGGAG AACTGGGGTCGAGCACAAAATTTCAGATACAACTGCTGCTTTATATGTGTGGATGCTTCTCTCCCTGTGCTGGACAAATATGTTGAACAAAGGGTTGATCGCATGGTAGAAGCTGGTTTACTTGATGAGGTTTTTGATATATACAACTTGAATATGGATTATACTCGAGGTTTGCGGCAGGCTATTGGTGTTAGGGAATTTGAGGATTTTCTTAAAGCTTACCTCTTTGGAGGTCAAAATGGCAATGAAAATGGACTGAATCACCTTCAAATGTGGCCAAACAAAGATGATCAgatgttgaaagaaaacatgACGATAATCCTGAATTCCTTGGTTGAGAATCAACTAAATGTTTGCTTGAAAGATGCCATTgacaaagtaaaaataaataccCGAAGACTTGTTCGTCGTCAA AAGAGGAGGCTTAACCGACTGCAGATGCTGTTTGGCTGGAATATAAATTACGTTGATGCTACTGAATCCTTAT TAGGTGCAACGAACGATTCATGGGCAGCAAACGTGGTTGAACCTTCTTCAGGAATAATCAGATCTTTTTTAAGCGAGGCCGAGGACTTAGTGGACAACTTGGGGGCCAGGACTAGTACTGAAGGACAGGAATTGATCCAAAGGGACTTGTGGACTCAATATGTGTGTAAG GCTTGTGGAAATCGGGTGCTCAGAGGCGGCCATGAGTGGGAACAACATAAACAGGGCCGGGCCCATCGAAAACGCATATCTCGGCTTAAGAAGTCCGGATGCTTTATTGAGTAG
- the LOC127788840 gene encoding dehydration-responsive element-binding protein 1B-like, with the protein MLVSSSSSSSSSCENVTDSMSDKLSNDEFRETRHPVYKGVRPRNGDGWACEMREPNKKSRMPGTFSIQEMDSAGQDKAALSLLGQRAKPNFPDSAVVLPQSKSASATTRSRGPPSIRAAEAFSGETSSRKDSCQENGIANGVGSSLLESSASCSGNAVWVEQQGVAAEFLDEEAVFNMPGLLNNMAEGLLLPPLAMERGFDWGHIDLTLWRD; encoded by the coding sequence ATGCTagtatcttcttcttcttcttcttcttcttcgtgtgAGAATGTAACAGATTCAATGTCGGACAAGCTGAGCAACGATGAGTTCAGAGAGACGCGCCACCCAGTTTACAAAGGCGTCCGCCCGAGAAACGGCGACGGATGGGCGTGCGAGATGCGGGAACCTAACAAGAAGTCAAGGATGCCTGGCACCTTTTCCATCCAGGAAATGGACTCTGCCGGCCAAGACAAGGCGGCTCTTTCCCTCCTCGGCCAAAGGGCTAAGCCCAACTTCCCGGACTCTGCCGTCGTCCTCCCTCAATCCAAGTCGGCTTCCGCCACGACCAGGAGCCGTGGTCCTCCTTCAATTCGAGCCGCTGAAGCATTTTCAGGAGAAACAAGCTCGAGGAAGGACTCATGCCAAGAAAATGGTATTGCTAATGGGGTTGGTTCATCATTGCTGGAGTCCAGTGCTAGCTGCTCCGGCAATGCAGTATGGGTTGAGCAGCAGGGCGTGGCGGCGGAGTTTTTGGACGAGGAGGCGGTGTTCAATATGCCGGGATTGCTCAACAACATGGCGGAGGGTTTGCTCCTCCCGCCGCTGGCAATGGAAAGAGGGTTCGATTGGGGCCACATTGACCTCACTTTGTGGAGAGACTGA